In Globicephala melas chromosome 20, mGloMel1.2, whole genome shotgun sequence, the genomic window CAGGCACCCAGGGACCCTGAGTCCTTTCCTTCCTGTGCCAGAGTGGGGGGACCTTGGGGGCACGACCTCGGCCTTGCTGTGTGGGACCCGCCTCCTCAGCTGGCCAGAGTCTCTGCTGGAACGTCCATCCTCTTTCTCACACTTTGGAGGGGGCAGGGCACCCCCAGGGGCCTGGCCCTCGCTCACTCCAGCTGAGGCCCCTCCTGCCCTTTCCCTCTAGAGGGGACCCACCCAGCTGGCTCCTACATCCTCATCCCATGGGCTCCGGCCCTACCTTCCTTTGGGGCCGCAGGACTCATGGCTTCCCCTGGATGGCGAATGGGGGAGACGGGACTGTCCCTctacccccctccccacacctctgCCTCGGCCTGGAGACTGAGGCCCATGTCAGACTGCTGCCCACCGCCACCTTCCGGCTTCCAGGACTTGTCTTCGGTTTCTGCCACAGGCCAAGGGCCTGAGTCTCATCTCCAGATGGAGGCCCAGCCCCTGAGCCCAGACTCTGCTTTGTCCTGGACAGCTGAGCCACAGGGGGCTCTGGAGCGGGGGACAGTGTTGTGTGGAGGCCCAGAGCACGGCTGCACCACCTGGCGCACCCTTGGCCCCCCGGGTAAGTGGAAGCAGCCACGGGAGGTAGTTGGTTTCAAGGCCACGTAAAGTGCGCGTCAGCTCCCGGGACATGGCGGATGCCGAGGACACTGTCGTTACTGGGGTTGTGACACTGGGATGGGTCCCAGCTGGGGAAACTGTGACCCAGAACAGTAAAGAAACCATCCTGAGTCTTTCTGCTCCAGACCTGGTGCCACTGCTCCTCCCAGGGGCTCTGGGCCTCAAGTCcagaatatttacaatattttcaaagGGGTCAGTCTCCGCTCTCGACAGAGCTGAGGCATTTTGAGGCCAGTGGAGGAGGCGAGGGCCCCAGCTGACGTGTCACCCATGGGAGGGGGCCTTCCTTTTCTGCAGGTCATTAAGGGTCCAGAAGCAAAACCTGTGCTCCTCAAGTTTGAAGAAACTCACCTTCATCTAAATGAGGCAGGTGTATCCTGCTTGACAAAAAGGGAATCACAGAGCCCCACGGTCCTGCCTCACAAGGAGGGCAGTACCGGCCCATGGCCCAGCCCGTCACAGCCACCACCTCCGATGCCCCCCTCTGCTCCAGGTTCCAGGCCTGTCCGGCCATCTCCTTCCCGCCCAGCTCCCTCACTGGCAGCCCCAGGGCCTCTGCagtgcctcccccacccccgccagggcCAGGAGggctctcccctcctccacccagatTTCCGTCAATGTCACCTGGTGGGAGGGGCCCCCCTGCTCCCTGGCACCTTGAGAAAGTAGCCAGACACCGTGGCCCCtgcaatgatttttttctccttgaactgattaggcagctgcagtggcttctACCTTGGGGTGAGTGATTCCAGCTGAGCTGAACTGGCCGTTAAAACCCAGGGCAGCCATCAGCTGGAAGAGCCCAGATGTGAGGGAGGGGCTCTGGCTgggcctcaccccacccctgctcACACCCTGCACTGCACCAGAGGCCCAGGAGCGCAGGCTGGGGGTCTCAGCATACCCCGCGGAGGTGTCTCCCTGTGGCTGAGAGGTCCGCCCACCAGACGTGGGGTCCCAGAGCCGATCTCAGGGCACAGGCTACGCCAGCGGGGCCAACAACACTACCCGGGGACGGGGAGGGATGGCCCTCCCCAGGACATCTCTGCATGAAGGAAgcacctccccccagcccctcccccagcccctccccagcccccccgcTTGAGAAACCGACAGAGCCCAAGACAGCCTTGAACAAGGTGGCCACGTCCAGGGGAGGGCGCAGTTCTCATCAGGCAGAGGCTGCGGTCCCGGACGGTCCAGAGCTGGGGCATCCGGACTTGATCATTCTAAGCAGGGAGGCCTTCGGAGGGCGGGTGCAGAGGGCCCAGTGGGCAGGCCGCTGCTGGCCGCCGGCACGAGCAGGCAGAGTAAAGAGCCCAGGAAGAAGGTGACACACCCCGTGGCGCGTGTGACCTGCTCTCCTGTGCCCCCGGAGTCCCAGGGTCTCGCTTCCTTCCCAGGCCGCAGGCCAGGGTGGCCGGGACTCCTCCAGACACTACCCTGCTCGGTCCGGGGGCCTCCAGCCCATGTGATGCAGCCCTGATACCCTCCAGTTGGGACCCACCAGCCGCTCTCCTCACCCTTGCTCCTGCCCGACCCACCCCCGGGGCCCAAGGGACAACCAGGGGGTCCCAGGAGAGCAGCCGTGGGGAGCACAGTGGGGGCAGGAGCGGGCAAGAAAGCGCGGGCCGTGGGTGGCCGGTTACGAGGCCAATTCCCGCCCGGGGACACCGCAGCCGCCAGCGCTGCCACCTGCGCCACCGTCAGGGCCCGTCCCTCCCGGCCCCATGCGGCCCCGTGGTGAGGCAGACCCACCAAGCTGCACCCCCAACCCAGGCTCTCAGCAGCGCAGGGGGACAGCTGGGCGCCCGGGGCCAGATGCCGGAGGACCTTGGGGCGGGGACTAGAgaacagcatttattgttcacgCCTTCAGCGAACATCTAAGCCTTTGgcccccggggtggggggagcgggAGGGGGGCAGAGCCCTCTAGCCGGTCAGAGGCGGGGCCCAGGGAGGACccctggcacagagcctggcacggcCCAGAACTCGCACCGTGTTTGCTGGATCCGGGGCAGGTCCACGGGGGAGACCCCCTGGTCGCCGGGCAGCAGGGGCCGTGGTTCAGAGCGGGGTGGTTGTCCCCACCTGCTCCTACGTCACCCTCAGACCAGGCGGCTGCTGGccggggagggggcttccctgagggaggggagggctgtcCCCTCTGAACAACGCCCCGGGCTCCTCCCTGACCGGAGGCCTGAGGTCGGCCTGGCCGCCCGTGTCCTGTCCAGGGCCCTGGGCCAGGCTTGCCCCGAGGTGCGTGTAAGGCCAGGCCGGGCAACGTGCGGGGCCGGGGCTCAGCCAGCTCAGCGGGGCCGCTTGCTGTCCAGGACGGCCCTCCAGTCGTCTGCCCATGAGTGCAACCTGCGGCCGGGGGGCTGCAGCCGCATATGCCGGTTGTGACAGGCCGTGAAGAGCACGTGCTCCCAGTGGGGGTTCGGCTCGGCCCCTGGGGGGAAAGCAGCACCTCAGTCCCATGTCGGGGCCCCAGGCGATCGCACCAGCCCTGTCTCACGGGGGCTGGACGCGGGCCCCCTCGCAGCCCCAGAGCCCACAGCGGGTGCTCGGCAAACAGTGACCACGCGCTCCCTACGGCCGCGGCCTCTGCTGGAGGCTGAGCCTCAAGACAcccgccctccccgcccctgTGCCCAGCCATCCTGCACCGTCTGGACCAGCTCCGTCACCAGCTGTTGACCGTGGGCCCCAAAAGCCCCGCAGGCTTCAGTCCCTTGAGTCCACACTGACGCCACCAGTGGTGACCTGCCCTTCCGGTACGGCCTCTCCCCTGCGGAAGAGGGTACGCCCGTCCTCCCCTACAGAAGCTGAGTGGGTCCCTGGGCCCCTCGAAGTCatggcctcccccacccctgcactgTGCCCTGACTGTCCTAGGGAAACCATATGGTCTGGGAGGTCGGTGGCGGACACACCTGTGGATTCTACCTTCTGAACACTGACCGGGGTAGAGATGGGCATGTTTCCCAGGCCAGCTCCAAAAACCATCAGGGAAGGAATATTTCAAATGTTCCCACTGAGGTGTCCAAAAGCATAGGATTTAACCCTGAAACTAGTGATGGCTACCAGGAGGGGAGCATCTGCCAGAGTATGCAGGCACAGCGAGAACAGCAGAACCAGGAGATAAAGAAACCAAATTCTGACGGAGGTTGTTTGAGCTCCTAGATTCAGCCGTGCCTGAAGCCCTCCTACCCCAGATTTTCAGTTTGATGAACCAATAAGtttcccctctcctttctagGCAAATccaaggtttgtttgtttattttttgggaGGGGGTCGCCCATCAGCAAAAGGGACAAACACAGCTCCCAAACCACCTTCAACTAGAGAGATTAGGCTTTGCCTTTCTGCTTTAACACATGAGGTTCAGTCCAAATtacttctggggaaaaaaaagggaggggttCTGTTGCTAAAAACAAACGTTTGGAAGCCAGAGTCCAGCCCTCATTTTGCACGAGGGCAAGGCTTCAAGGTGTAAAGGGACTCACTCGAGGCCACCCAGCGAGTTACCCCAGAGGCAGGACCCACTCTTCCTGACTCCCAGTGGGGCCCCTTCCGAGGCCGGACGCGGAGAAGAATCTTGTCTCGCTCCACGCGTGGCTTAAGGCTGGATGTGACGCCTAACACATGTCTGATGAGTGAGGGGAGTCAGGGGCCGTGAGGCCTGGCCGCCACGCTCGCCCCTCCCCCGCTGCAGGCCACTTGCCTGTGATGTCCACGCGGTCGTCTATGAGGAGGTCGGCGGAGACCACGGTCTTGTCTCTGGTCAGCACGATCTGCTCTAGAAAGTCAGGGCCGAAGTGCTTCTCCACCCAGGCGTACTGGAACGACAGCAGGCGGGGGGAGGTGGAGCCGTGAGGGGGCACAGCTGGCTCTCCTGCAAGAGGGGCCCACCCCGGGAGACTGCCACGCTCAGCGGACAACAGGACCGTCCCGGCCCctcggccacaaggcggcagaaTCGTGGCTCCGAGCAGACGCCCCGGCCCCTGCGGCGAGGCTCTAGGGCAAAGAAAGGGGGACGGAGCTCCAAGGCGCGTCGAAACAACGCCTTACAGACTGGCCGTCCTCCTGTCCTACCCGATGAATTTTCGTCCGGAGGCCACGTGAGGACTGGACCCACGACGGGAGCGGGAGAGGGTCTCAAGCAGATGGTGCCAGTGCCGGGGGCTCCCCCGACGCCCTGCTCCTGAGTGACCTAACCCAGCAGATGGAGGACCCCATGCAAGCGACCACACTGGCCACCTTCTCAGGAAGACCCCCCCATCACAAGATAACAGGGGGCTGTCAGGTTCACAAAACAGCTTCGCGAGGCTAAGTCTCCACACCGAGCTGGACTGACAGCAGACGAGCTGACCCCTGGGCCGTCCACCGGGCCAGGGCGCGGACACCCCAGGCCTCCGACTGGGAGGAGAGGCCCTGACGGGGGCACGGCAGCCCCCGCGCGGCCAGGGGAGGTGGGGCGGCCGGGGCTCCCGTTCCAGCTCAGCTGCTCCGAGGGCCCCGTCGCACCCCGCACTGAAGCCTCACAACAGCCGCGCGGCAGGTGCGCATCCCGAAGGCTCTGAGGCGGTACAACAAGGGGGTGacgagggtggggggcagggcgcGGACGTCCCGCCCGGATGCGTTCCAGGCCCACGGGGAGCCATCGGAGCTGCGTCTCCAGGCCACCCcggggggagggcaggcaggctCTGCTCCCTCTCTGCTCATCAGTTTGGAGGGTGTCCACTGAGATACCTTTAAGCTCAGAGATTCTCTCCTCGGCCGCATCAGGTCTACTCAGAACTTGTCCTTCCAGTGCTTTGCCTTCTCGTTTCCGTGACTCCACCCAATTCTTACCTTCCCCAAGGAACCTGCCCTGGCCTCCTTCCTGGGGGACCACAGAGCCTGTGACAGAGTGATGACCGTCTCTCTTCCTGCCACACTGTCCTCAGCTCCCGAGAGCAAAGAGACGGCTCTTTTAAGCCCCAGACGCCTAGCGTTGCAGCAGGTGCCCAGTAAACGTTGGCCGAATGACTGCCAACCAAAAaagcatttacttttttattgcaaAAGTAATGGCTAATCagagaaaatttgggaaataagTTAGAGAAGTATCTATAgttggcagaatttccttccttccttttttaaaaaaaaaatttaccacgTTTCAAAACgtagtttttaattgaagttgtATAGGCAAATTTGCACCTAACTTATTTTTCCAGGATCCAAGAATGCAGAAAAAATAATCAACCGTGAAATTGCCCAGGCTTTCTGGTTTGAGAAAAGTGCGCTGAGGTTCCTTCTTTCGTGCTGGGTGGGGGTCTTTGGGCCGGAGAGAAGACACAGGGGTGACGTTTACTGCTAGCAAGGTCGTGAATGCCGCCTTCTGCATCCTTCCTACGACCCAGGGAGGCATCAGCACAACCGCACTGGTTATGAGACGGAGGCCCTGAGAGGCTGGGTGGGGGGGTCTGAGGCCCAGAGCTCTCGTCTGACTCCCGGGCCCGGCCAGGGTGGGGGCCAGGGTCCGAGGGCACCgctgtgggggtggggctggggagggaaggtggCTCGTTTTCCACCCAATCGTAAGTCTGGTCCCTGAAGACACTCGGGCAGGAAACAGTTCGGCCTGGCGAACACAGAGCCATCCGAGGTAAAGTGGTGGTGTTATTCCCGAACCAGAATCTGTCAAGACGACCCAAACCGAATCCGAACCACACGCAGCAAAAGAGTTACTAGACAGACTTTCGAGGGAGGAGGTCTTTCCATGGCCTCAGGGAAGAGCAGCATTTGGTGACACAGCTGCTGCAGAGACAACTAAAGGCTTTAAAGTCGGGCCAGCGGGACATGTCCCGCACCCCCGGGGGTGTGCGTGTGGAGCCGAAATGCACGGGCAGCTCCGAGGCTATGTCAGCATTTCTCCCCAGATGGCCATGTAGACAGAGGTGTGCTTGAAGGAAAGCATCAGCAGGAAACAGGCTTGCTGAGGTACCGAGGGGTAAGAAGGGTGGTGCTTCCAGCCTCGGAGGGACGGGCGGACGTGGGACAAGGACGTCGGTACCCCTGGGACGGACACACCAGGTCGGAGCCATCTGGAGCTCAGAGGGGAGCGCTGGGCTGAGGCTGCACGGGCCGGATGGTCGGCAGGGAGATGATACTTGAACCCTGGGGGAGGGACGAGGACCCCGAGGGCCGGACAGCCAGCCCCGCCTCCACCGCAGCCCTGGCTGAAACAGCTGCCCCAGCCCGGCGGTTCTCAAACACGGCGCATCTGGGGGCTTGTGGAAACACACTGGCTACTCCCAGAGCTTCTGCCGGGGGTCTCACGAGGGGCCGGACGATGCCCACTTCTAGCGTGCAGGGGATGCCGAGCCCCCAGTTCACTGCTCTGCTGGGGACTGGACACGCCTCCAGGCCCGAGCCCACCCCGCTGACCAAGCCGAGCCGCTCGCCCCCCGAGGTGAGCTGCACTCACGGTCCTGGCGGGTTGAGGGGCGTCCTGAGCACGAGGCGCACGGTGGAGGCCAGCGCCCGCGACGCCCCGATGAGGCGCATCCCTTCCGTGTGAAGCGCAGGAGGCGCCGAACGTTGGCTGATCGTGTGTGTTTGCTTCTCACGTGGAGCCGGGCGAGGAGAGGTCCCGAGGGGACATGCTGGACCCCTGCCGAGGTCGGCCCCCGAGCCCCACCTTCCCAGACTTGGGAAGCCCCTTGGCTTCCGCGGGGCAGGAGCATCCCTGGGCCCACCTCTGGTGTGAACCCACCCCCGGGGAACAGACCATCTCTCTGGGTTTGGCAACCCTGCaagttcccagcctccagagaagTCTCAGTTTTATGTCATTCTACCTACTTTCCATAAAGATGACGGAGTATGGAGCAAAGTGCAGTTTCACTGTCTCACCTTTGTGAGGCTTTTCGTGCCCAAACACTTGGTTTGGGtggcctccagcccctccccgaCCCACATCCTCTCCTCGTCCCATCCTTCACGTCGATGCTGCACCAACGGGGACGGTCACCTTCCCACAGAACCTGGTGCCTCGCCAGGTCCACCCAGAGGGCGCAGCAGAATTGCAGACTCTGCTGGGAGGAGGCCCTGGCCCAGACCCGGGAGGCTGGACGGGAGGAGGGGCAGCCCCAGCAGGCGGCGGCCATGGGTGCAGGTCCAAGCCCTCCCCTGGGACGTGGGGCAAAGCGAGAAGAGGCCCAACCCCAGGCGTCTTACCTTCTCGAAGGGACAGTACTTGTACATCTTGGTGGGGCTGGTGCAGATGAAGACGTCCGTGCTGGGGGAGAGGCGGAGGGTGAGGCTGGGCGCCGGCGTCCCCCTGCCCAAGCCCGGTCCCCGATGGCCTGCGATGCCCTGTCCCCCCGGCCCCGGCCGCCGCGTGTGACCCCAGCCCCGGCCCGACACCAGCTCAGGGCCGGGCAAACCACAGGGCAGCCCCGTGCAGCCAGCCATAAAGGTTGGCAGAGCTGAGGAACGGCCGTCCCTGGGACGTGACAGGAAATGCCGAGAAACGGCGAGTACCAGCCTGCGAGGAAGGCATTACAGGACCAGAGCCAGCTACTCAAGGGACGTACATCAGGGCCTCACACGGTGCAGAGGCAGGAAACCCACAAGCCGAGCCGGAGTCTCTAGGTCAAGGGTGCGGCCGGCGGCTCAGGCTTCACGCGCTCCTGTGGACCCTGGTGGACCCTCGGGGTCTGTGCTGCGCCAGCTCCTCCCGCGGCCCCGGGCCCGGCGCCCGCCAACAGTGCCAGCTGGTCCCCTGTCCTCATCGAGCTGGCGCCTGCCCCCGGAGCGGCACCTACTGTCTCATCGGGCCAAGCCCACGGGGGATGGGATCCCTGGAGAGCAGTCCCGAGAGGCCTGCGTCAGACTGAGGCCCCGGGCAGAGGGCGTGGCGTCCCGGGCACCCTGGGTCTCCGCCTGCTTCCCATCTccgtggatttgcctgttctggacatctCATGTTAACAGAACCCCACGGTACATGGTCTCTtgcgactggcttctttcattcagggTCATGTTTTCAAGGGCACTGGAACTGTGGGCCTTTTTACTGCCCAGTAACGTCCCTCGTATAGATGCTCCACGTTCAGTTTACATGCTACCACGGATGGACAGTGGGGCCGCTTCCACCCGGGAACTGTGGCGCTGGGGACGCCCGTGCGCAGGGTCCGTGTGGACCTGTGTCTCCGTTTCTCTCGGGTGCAACTGCTGGGTTACAGGCGGCTCTGTATCCAACATCCTGAGGATGCGGTTTCCAAGGCAGCTGCGCCAGTTACAATCCCACCACCTGCGATAAGGATTCCCAGCCCTCTCCATCCTTGGCTACACCCACGATCGTCCATCTTTTTTACGACAGTCGTTCTAGTGGTGCAGAGCGGCTTTTTACTGTGGTTCTGCCTTATTTCCCTAAGGACGAACGATGTTGAGGCAAACTTTCACGCCCTTAATCGCCATCTGTagctcttctttggagaaatgccaaGGAAATGCCGAACTCAGCGCCCGAGCCCATGTTTTTAAAACCTGAGTTAGATGACACCCTTCTCTCTTCAACCTCTTCCTCCACATCCCACCTGCCCCACACTCACTGAAACCTCACCCTCCTGGTCTCGTTTGCTACCCAAGTCAGCaaaccccttcccctcccagggcCTGTACCCTTGCTCCCCGCCGCCCTTCACTACTCATTCCGATCCTACAGGTCTGACGTCAGATATCACCCCCTTGGAGAAGCATCTGCACCTGAAGTAGCCCCTCCCCGGTGACCTCTAACACGTCACCTTGCTCATTTCCTGCACAAAGCACAAGACACAGAGCCATCCACTTGATTAGCCATCCGCTAGACCCCTCTCTCAGCCCAAACTCTGGGCATGGACTGACCGTCAGAATCACCCACCCGCTAAGTCCCAAAGCGGAAGTAAAGGACCAGTGGTGTGGTCTCAACCTGGACATCTCAGACTGGAATTTCTGCGAATGCGTTAATAGGGCAGCTGTGAAAAAGTGCTCCGGGCCAGAACCCACGAGAAGAAAGCTgcctccttggggcttccctggtggcgcagtggttaggaatccacctgccaacacgggggacacaggttcgagccctgatctgggaagatcccacatgccacggagcaactaagtccgtgagccacaactactgagcccatgcgccacaactactgaagcccacacgcctagagcccgtgctccccgaAAGCtgcctcagtgagaagcccgcgcaccgcaacaaagagcagcccccgctcgccgcaactagagaaagcccgcgcacagcaacaaagacccaatgcagccaaaaataaaaataaatttaaaaataaagaaagcttcCTCCTCTGCCGCCTCCTGAAGAATCTCAATGCACGTCCACAAACTGAAAGCTCTGAGAAGTCCCACAGGAAAGACCCCGCTCATTGATGTTTCCCATGCTGCTTTGGTCAAAGAACACTCTTctcgggacttctctggtggtccagtggttaagactccacactcccaatgcagggggcccgggttcgatccctggtcggggaactaagatcccacatgccgcaactaagacccggtgcagccaaaataaataaataataaataaataaatattaaaaaaaaaagaacacccttCTGTTGCACACCTGTTAAGTCCTGCAGAATAGTAACAGTGGCAGCTAACATTTACACTggacacattttacagatgaagaaactgaaagttTAGAGACTTGCTGAGGGGTCAATTCTGGAGAAGCGGTCTAACTCCAGTTCACACTGAGACTTAACCACCGTGCCATCCAGCTCCCCAGAATACAGTTGGTGAACGTGGTCCAGGAAATGAGGATCCAGACAAGAACAGAGGTTTTAAAAGCTTCGGTgcaaaaatacacattctttgccTCGCCAGGCTCTTGCTACAGGTGGAAGAAGTTACAGTACATTATTCTGGTGTAAATCAGGTTCAAATCATAGACCAGAGTAGTAAATCCTAACATCTGCGGCCTAACTTTTAACAAGGAAGCCAAGACCGTTcaacagaggaaagaagagtcttttcaacaaatggttctgggacAACTGGATTTTCCACACAACAAAGAAGGAAGTGGGACccccttcctcacaccatatgcaaaaattaaaatggatcaaagacctaaatataagagcttaaactataaaactcttagaagaaaacacaggagcaaatctttgtgaccttggattaggcaaaggATCCTTACATACGGCACCAAAAACACAAacgacaaaagaaaaaaataaataaattgaattatatcaaaataaaaactttgaaacccgaagtttttattttgatatatctgcaagtcatatatctCACAAGGGACTTgttatccagaacatataaagcaGTCTTATGagttaacaataacaaaaaaagacaaataaattgaaaaaaaattagcaaaggatttgaataaccatttatccaaaaaagatatacaaatagctaaTATGCACAccaaaagatgcttaacatcattagtcttcagagaaatgcaaattaaaaccacaatga contains:
- the NT5M gene encoding 5'(3')-deoxyribonucleotidase, mitochondrial isoform X2; this encodes MPLSLLLKWKSVCPMQRGQTIPKRQSLEQRKVYCRAMQGDGWLMPSNPKLPKSFQQSLFLGKEKAISIWESENFFFDLEPLPGAVEAVKQMANLESTDVFICTSPTKMYKYCPFEKYAWVEKHFGPDFLEQIVLTRDKTVVSADLLIDDRVDITGAEPNPHWEHVLFTACHNRHMRLQPPGRRLHSWADDWRAVLDSKRPR